actgcGAAGTTTTGCGACAGAAATAATTATTCAACCTTTTTGTaattactatccatccatccatccatccatctattttcttcaccgcttatcctcactagggtcgcgggctgctggcacgtatcccagctaacttcgggcaagaggcggggtacaccctgaatcggtcgccagccaatcgcagggcacagagaaacaaactatcattcgCGCTcatattcatacctatgggcaatttaaattttccaattaacctaccatgcatgtttttgggatgtgggaggaaaccggagtgcccggagaaaacccacccaggcacggggagaacatgcaaactccacacaggcggggccgagatttgaaccccggtccccagaactatgaggcagatgtgctagccagtcggtcaccgtgccgtctTGTAATTActaattaatattaattatcCAAGTCATTCGATTCCTTTCACAGATGTGTCGCTTAAATGTCCATGTGCAATATATTGTGGTGGTTGTCAAAATGTTCATTACATGAGCTGCATCAGATAACAGACGGAAAGCGTTTATGAAATGCATGCTATAAAACTGGTATGTTGCTCCTGAAAGAAAACAGAAATGAGACATACACAGCAACATATATACAGTGTAGGCCATCTGGATATGCATGGCATTTTCTTGTGTCTTGGCCACCTATGTAGTGTGACGCCAATGAATATTTAGGCCAAAAAAACTAAAGCGTAGTTTGGTCAAAGGTAGTACAAAGCGTTGTTTTGTCTAGCGAAGAGGGAGGTTTTTGGGCTTACTGCGCAAAACATTGTCGGCTGAACGTTTGCATGCTCGGCAACACGTGCTGCTTGGATTTTGATGTCAAGTATTTGGATTGTGCGCCAATTGGCTCAGTCAACACGGGACACTCACAAGACAGTAGAAAGCGAAGAAATGAAGGAAAAAGATAAGGAAAAATATGTGTTAAGGAATCAAGAGTGGAGGAATAAAAATCACACAAAGTAGCTTGCAAGTGAGGAAAGGGGAGAGGGAGACAACATTTAGTAGGCAATTTAAGCACCTCTAATCCTCTCACGGCCCTGCCTGAGCCTGCAGTATGTGCACAAATGTACACATGTATCCTAGTTTGAAAGAGGACAAGCACATAAATGAAGCTACCTATTTTCTATTCGTGTGGCTGTATGCATAAAATCCCATTGATGTGTTCGGATGCAAGTGATTTTAATCAAGTATTTGCTCAGATTTATTTCCTCTATTCTCACAGGAAGTGATGACAATGTCACATGCAGGCCACTCTAAAACAGTAAAGTTGtgtctaaattgtaatatttggtattttaTGGCTCATTCTGTGGGTATTGATCAGGAAACTTCACGTGGCTTTGTGTGCTCAACACATACTTATATTTTTATAGAACTCATTTCAACTGTAGAACTCTTACATAGCTGTTGAACGTGGGGTTTGTTGTGCTGAAATAGCATATTGTGGCTTTTAAATTCCTCAAGACAGCAGTCGCTCACTTTTTCAGCAGGACTCTTGTGATGTTTCTGCTCGTTTCCCCCAAGACCGGATGAAAAGTATTCTTCCCCTGCTGACTCCCACCGGTTCTCAGGTTCTCTAAAAAAGAGCAGGCTTGAATGCCAAAAAGGAAAAGCAGCAGTGGGGCAGTAGAGAACCAGCTGAGAGGCTAgcgatgtatgtgtgtgtgtctttaccAGGCATGACCTTGGCAGAAAGAGGAATTTCCTGAAATGCTAAGAAAGGGCCCGTCACACATTTAATGCCACGGAAGAGCCGGCGGACAAAAGTCTGAAAAGAGAGATGGGGTGAAAAATCTTGTCATTCTCTTGTCGTGGCAAGAGACGGACGGAAGAGTAAAGGGGGTGGGTGGTAGTTGAGCAGTGACATAGAAAGAATGTAAGCGGATTCAGGATAGATAAAGAAATGCGATTTGTCTCCTAGTTGTGCTTCTCTGGTGGTGATGTCTCACTGTGGAATGTGTGAGTCAAGGGAAAAGGGAAGGATATCTTGCAGCCATTCTCCACGGGTTATTCACAGGAAGTAGAGGAGGACACAGCAGACATATCTCCGCCACCACAGTCACCACATCCTAAACCTGCGGCCGACTAACTTCCTTAACGGCCATCTGGGCCAAACAAAACCATTCCACATTTTTAATTGGACTAGAGAACCAGGATAACATTGCGGGTGCTTAACAAATCAATTAGTACCAGCCTGTAAATCAATAGTTGATTAGATTGCTCTGTCCCACAACATCGTcaccattttattttctgcTCCCGACAGTGTCCACTATGTGGGGCAGCTCATAATCCACTGCGAAAATACCATTACATGCTGTatacaatttcaaataaatgaatgtacTATCCCACTCTCACTGTGGGTGGCCTGTGTGAGTATGTATCTGCTCTCATCCAGACCCCCCCACATACTTCTTCTGCAttatttatgttttcatattttaacaCAGGTCCTTTTAAGGCAGACCTACGCAATTCAAAATGTGTGCGTGATCCATATTCATTGTGTTCTGTCTTTTCTCACAGTATTATGTGCCAAGAACCTTGCAAAGAAAGACTTCTTTCGTAAGTTACTCTTTTGTTTTCCATATGCATTGATGTTGTGCCACGCAGACGTCTGTAGATCTGGGGATGATTCAATGAGATTCTTTGTGCAGCACTTCTGTTACGTACTTCTACTACTATATGTCTTCACTTAACAACTATTGGGTTAGATCAaggattctcaaagtgtggtatttacttaattaaatgttcaaactatcTATAATCTTGCAGTGGTTTAATCTTTTTGTCAATCTAGAAGAGTACATTTcttaagtacaattcagttgtatttaacatttttgtactATGTATTTGCATCTAATCTTTTAAAACTgcttttttaaagcatttaattaggtacaatgtttatttatgtataatacattttaattgaattgttattttagtttttttttctggatttaagcgcagtgttaatgttcaaactgtgcataatgttccaGTGATTTATAATAATATGAAAGATACTTTTTAAGTTTTTGATGAAGACTTGGgcctactgtatttttatggtgATCATGATGTTGGTATATGGTGCCCATGAGGTCTGTTCTTTTTAGGTGTAAAACATTTGAGACCCACTCTGTTAGATGCTAACAGTTAATATTTGAAACGCAGGTCTACCCGATCCTTTTGCCAAGGTTGTGGTGGACGGATCAGGTCAATGCCACTCGACAGACACAGTCAAGAGCACACTGGACCCCAAATGGAATCAGCACTACGACCTGTAAGTATCCATCTTCCCACTCACAACAACTCTTATAGTCTGTGGATGAGCTAGCCTCTGCTCACTGTCTCCTACTAGTTCTGCTTCGGAAACCACATGATTTTCTGTCACTTGTCACCCGTGGGTGTCGGTTGTACAGTTTACAAATGTGTTTCTGTTGGTGTCACACTTCAAACTTCCTTAGATACGTTGTGCTGACATTAGGTCATTAATTTTAGCTcattttgtctgtttctatgtagGATCCTGTCAAAAAATAGTATGATGTGTTATTTTTCAGCTACATTGGAAAAGCAGACTCAATCACCATCAGTATATGGAACCACAAGAAGATCCATAAACGACAAGGGGCAGGCTTCTTGGGGTGCATTAGACTTCTTTCAAATGCCATCAGCAGACTAAAAGACACAGGATGTAAGATCTCTCATCTCTTCATGACGCTGCTTGTACAAAAACTCTCTGCATAAATGTGGcatgttgaaaagaaaaacaagcaatttgtCGTTTTATGTCTCCCTCCAGACCAGCGACTAGATCTTTGTAAACTGAACCCCTCAGACAGTGACGCAGTGCGGGGACAGATTGTAGGTGAGGCTGCACACAAACGCAATGTTGGTTCTCCCTTGGTGTCTCTGTATGTAGAGACAGGCCAAAATATTCCTAGTCTGACATTTAAATCACaactcctttttttctttttcccagtGAGCCTGCAGACACGAGACCGCATAGGTAGTGGAGGCCCTGTGGTGGACTGTCGAGGTCTATTAGAAAATGATGGGTGAGTGTGCCACAAAATGTTTATGCTCCCAGCATCAAATTGTGACACTCAAGGATAAAAATATCTATTACTGTATTCTACCAGGATAGATTGGATGGAGTTTGTTGACACGTTGATGATATTGTAAATTACCAATTTACCCCACTAggtccagcaaaaaaaaaaaaaaaaattatatatatatatatatataaaaaaaatttttatatatatatatatatatatatatatatatagagagagagagagagagagagagagagagagagagagagagagagagagagagagagagagagagagagagagagagagagagagagagagagagagagagagagagagagagagagagagagagagagagagaaagaatgaGTGGTATCGGAATTCATGAGAAATTCAGAATATGTCCACTGGGTAAAAACTTTGTCGTTGTCATTCATGCAGTTTTTGCATATTTAGTCTTTTATCCAATATGAcctgttttgtggactttgcaCAGTCCCGTTTTGGTATTAGTCGgggtgtgatatttcattaaCATTTGTGTGTTAATATGTTTGATTCTTTGTGTAGGCCTGTGTTAGAGGGATGTTTCAGTGAAGAACCGCTGCCTTATTCTGACCCCACTGGTGCCGCGGGTGGCGGGAACTGCCGTCTCGACTCACCCAGTCAAGAAAACCGTCTCCAGTCCCAGCGAATCCGGGGGCAAGATTCCCGAGGCCATGGCCACACCCCTCAGAACAGACCTCATGGGCACCAACCACCTGACCTGCCTGAAGGATATGGTCAGTAAAACATAGCTGGATCTCATCTCTTATCACGTCACTCTAACAACCAAATTATTCATTGACTCATCATattgtcttgtttgtttcttctcATACAGAGCAGCGAACAACAGTGCAGGGCCAGGTGTACTTCCTTCACACACAGACAGGTGTCAGCACTTGGCATGACCCTCGGATACCAAGGTATGATTCCCACGTACATCGGAGCCTCAGCTCACAAACGCCCCGGTTCATGAACAATTCCGATTACGAACAACATTTTTGAACAAATATTGTCTCAGTTCAAAAACCGTACTTTGGTTTTATGAACAGTCTTGAGAATGACGCGCATCACTCAGTTGTGCTTTTTCTCACGCTGTGTAAACATTCACACCGTGCATCAGACATCgttgtatctttgttttttgctcACAATTAGCCCTCTATTTGGTTACAAAGAAACTGAAAACTGCTAGCAATAGTGTTATTAAGAAGCCTAAACATATTACTGTTGAAAAGAAGGAAGTAATACCTAAACATGAGAATGTGATCTAAGTGCGCagtttggtttggcaaaatcCACCATCTGTACTAATCTAAGAGTTGGATGCAGTGTAAATTGTCTAGTTACACCTGGTGAGTGAGGTGAAAGAGTCACCATAACACAACAACAGCATCTTTAATTCATCATCCTTGTGCCTCACCTGGCATGACGAGCAAATTTATGCTGCGTCCAACTCTCACACTACGTTAACAAAAAAGAGGCAATAAAGGCAATGTATGTACATGATGGAGTGACTGTTCTGCTGTAAAGGTGGGTTTTTGTATAAGGAAAGTAACAGAacagaataactgaaaacaaaGGAATCGGCATCTTTTTGTAATACAAATCatacaataaaaattaatgtGTTACCACCCTGGGATATGAGTTGAGTTCTGTGCGAGGGGTTAAGAACAAAGAGCGTGTAAGGTCAGGGCTCTTTAGCGCTTGAAGGCGTGACGCATTGTGTTGGAGTTTCCTATCCCAACCCCTGTGTGCTTGCATGTTACTGGTGCAGGGACCTGGCCAGTGTAAGCTGTGAGGAGCTTGGTCCATTGCCAGTGGGCTGGGAGGTCCGAAGCACTGTGTCTGGACGCATTTACTTTGTGGACCACAATAACAGAACCACACAGTTCACAGACCCACGTCTACACACCATCATCAGGTACCAGCATGCTCAAAATGCTTCTTCTATAAAGCCGGCCCTATGGATGTTTGCACCTCAATGAGAAATACCCCCAACACATGgggaaaaataaacagtttcAACACTAATCTGTTGTTAAGCTCACTGCTGCAATGCGGAACTCACATCGAATCTGAACATGACCTACTAAATGTGTGATTTTATGGAAATGTGGGCTTATAGTAGATTTAGATGGTGTGGGTGCGTGGCCCCATAATCCAGTACGtacgtacatttttttttttaaaggtttttgtggaattttgttcatttgtcaAAAAATTTCGCTTCTACCTCGGTATGTTGTCTTCCCACCTCCAGCCAGCAATCCCAAGTGAAGGAATCCTCACAAGCCCCCCAGATGGATGTGGGGGTTGAAGAGGGCGGAGTTGGAGGAATGGGCGGTGGTGTCGGTGGTGACGGGGATGTGGCAGCACGCTATGAGAGAGATTTGGTCCACAAACTGAAACTGCTGCGTCACGAGCTTTCCCTGCAACAGCCCCAAGCAGGACACTGTCGCATCGAGGTATCTCGTGAAGAGATATTTGAGGTGGGCACCGTTGTACGTCATTATTTTCTCAGTTATTGATGGTACACACACCGAGCACATAATTGGCCTCAGATATTGTGGGTGCAGATAGGCTTGGGAAGAGCACTGACTGTCAAACAATTACATGTGGCGCAAGTTGGGAGTTCTGTTAACATGATAATTCATTTAGACTACGAGTATCTATCTAACTCAAAGCCTCGGGCCAGATACGGCCCGTCATGTCATTTTTTGTGGCcatgacttcatgtttcttgctaaatggatttgttcttttcattttggaagaAAATCTGGATCAAAAGTGCACTTTTTTCCCCTAACTTTTTACAGTTatgaaaagttgtttttcttcagcaaaTCCCTTTTTTGACATAAACTGAAGAACAGTTGTATATTTGTCACGATGTTCAATTACTTATACAATGAAATGTAGCGGCAgtagtgtatatgtaataatatgatcgTACATTTATATGATTGTCACAGTCATAAccgccctctgagggaaaccataactacaatgcggcctgccacacaaacaattaaacaCTGGATAACTTCAAACAATTGAAGTAATCTGTCACAGTTAATATTTTAGCTTTGATTAAATATAAGTTATTCATTTAGTGTATCCTGAAAGTTTAACctgttttcatttcatgttcACTTGAAACAAGCAAGCTAAAATGTTTCAacaatatgaatttaaaaaaaacacgaacGACAAACAGATTTATTATACGTTTTTCAGTGCACAAAAATGGGTTCGAGACCCCTGGTTTAGACACATATGCACTCTCTGTGAGCCACACCACTGGTCGCTTATGAGAAACTATTAAAAACTGCATCCAAAATACTGTGTTTTAGTGTTTTGAAGTAAAAAAGTAAGGTTGTGCACGTCTGATGTGTTAGGAGTCGTATCGGCAGATAATGAAGATGAGGCCCAAAGATCTGAAGAAGCGTCTCATGGTTAAATTCAGAGGAGAGGAAGGCTTGGACTATGGCGGTGTGGCCAGGTGAATTTCTATTTATACCAGTTTTGGAAGCAAGGTACACACAGTTACATTTACTATATGCTCAGGTAATACTGTTGACAAAAGTGGTACGTTGTAAAAAGGGCAATCCAGAAAAATGTATTAACCATAAAAACCAGCATGATCAAACTAATGTTGTGTTCCTTAGTGTTTGTCTGTtatttgttgtatgaatgaGTTTGACCTGCATAACATTGTAGTTGTTCTCTGTAGGGAGTGGCTGTACCTGCTGTGTCATGAAATGTTGAACCCTTATTACGGCCTCTTCCAGTACTCCACAGACAATATCTACACATTACAGATCAACCCTGACTCCTCCATTAATCCAGTGAGTACTCAGACAACACATACAACACTTCACAATTGACCTTACAACTTAGATATACCTTCATTAACCCAGTGAGTACTCAGACAACACATACAACACTTCACAATTGACCTTACAACTTATATATATACAATGTGTCTGCCCATATTCCAGGATCACCTATCATATTTCCACTTTGTGGGCCGTGTAATGGGGCTGGCAGTTTTTCATGGTCACTACATCAACGGGAGCTTCACGCTGCCTTTCTACAAACAGCTGCTAGGCAAACCCATACAGCTCAATGATCTGGAGACCACCGACCCAGAGTTGCACAAGAGTCTCGTCTGGATATTGTAAgcaaaaaagttatttattatGCAATTCATTTTGATACATTTGCCACACACGTGCCATTCTCTGCAGGGACAAAATCTCAACACAAAAAAGTAGAATGGCTCTAGTGGACTGTAATCCCTGACAACATGCCTTTTGTAATGCAATTCATAAACTAGCCAGAGCTGCCAATTTATGATTAAAGATCTGGATCTGGAACAGCAAACCACTATGGCAACaaaatcatccatccgtccattttctgtaccgcttatcctcactagggtcgcgggcgcgctggagcctatcccagctatcttcgggcaagaggcggggtacaccgtgaactggtcaccagccaatcgcagggcacatataaacaaacaaccattcgcactcacattcacacccacggccaatttaaagtcttcagtcaacctaccatgcatgtttttgggatgtgggagcaaaccggagtacccggaggaaaaaccatgcaggcacagggagaacatgcaaactccacacaggtgaggccgggatttgagtcccggtcctcaaaactgtgagacagatgtgtgTGATGTCGTCCATCGGTGCCGCCTTGTAATTActaattaatattaattatcCAAGTCATTCACAGATGTGTCGCTTAAATGTCGATATATTATGATGtgaaatcattacattataaatgattttgttgttatAGTGATAATGGAGTTACGGAGTAAAAGGGAAGGGAAAGTACATTCTACTACAGTATTGCACTGATGATAGGactaattgtgttttttttgttttgttttgtttttttcttgtgtctGCAGAGAGAACGACATCACTTCAGTCCTGGACCACACATTCTGTGTGGAGCATAATGCCTTTGGGAAGTTCCTACAACATGAACTCAAACCTAACGGCCGTAACATCCCTGTTACTGAGGAGAACAAGAAGGAATATGTGAGGTAATGACAGTGTGAACAAGTATACGTCCTACTAGGGGTTGAACTACTTAGTTGACGAGTTGACTTTACAACTCCGCATCAAGTCTGGAGTCGATTAATCTCTAATGGCGTATTTTTGGTGTGTCGTATTCCAATCAGACAATGCCCTGTCGTCTGCCGTTGCCGGACTATAACGCTCTGTGCAACAGCGAATTGTCTGGCCAACAAGCGAGCACAGTCTTCATACGTCCGCGCAGGTCGGAGAGTACGAAAATAAAATGGTTGTGAATGAGCATAGTGGTTAGCTTCGCTAGCTTCGACCATAAGAAACTCTGctagtcttaaaatattcatgCGAGCGGCAGCGGAATCCAGGGACTGGTGGCCAGGAACAAGGGTAACGGCGCAACgtgcagctccatcttcatcaccaaaatgttaGGTCCAATAATGCCCGGACAACAACTGTGTGATTACGAGAACTTTATTCATCTTAGAAGTTGTATGATATAACACCCACTAACTGCACAACATTTGTGTAGGTTTACGACGCTGATGTTAGTGTATATTGCTGGCGTATGCTACAAGCATAACTTTaacgcaacaacaaaaaaatctctaGTCATTCAACCTCTACTTCCTATTTTACTAATTTACTAATTATAGTCTATAAGAAATAATCTCCTTATTTCATACAATGATTAAACACCAAATAtgctgtgtgttttaaaaaatgtatgtttattgttgttcttAGGCTTTATGTGAACTGGAGGTTTATGCGAGGAATTGAAGCCCAGTTTCTGGCTCTCCAGAAGGGATTTAGTGAGCTTATCCCCCAACATCTCCTAAAACCTTTCGACCATAAAGAACTTGAGGTACGTTCTTTTTAAAGTCTACTTTTAAGTAACTGGCTTCCCCTCTAAATTTATGATGTTCATGATACCTATTTCCTTCTGTGCTGCCTATAATTCAGCTGATCATCGGTGGATTGGGGAAAATCGACTTGGCTGACTGGAAGACCAACACGCGCCTGAAGCACTGTACAAGTGAGAGCAATGTGGTGCGGTGGTTCTGGCAGGCAGTGGAGGCGTTCAGTGAGGAGAGGAGAGGGCGCCTGCTCCAATTTGTCACAGGCTCCACCCGGGTCCCGTTACAGGGGTTCAAAGCACTGCAGGGTGGGTCATGCACTGGTTCAGTaggccacacacacatattcctTTCATATTTGACTCTCGAACTGTATATTAATGTACACCACGTTCTAGAAATTCAATGTATTAATGAAAACATAGCCAATAAGTAAAGGTTAAttcatcacattttatttaggtTTGCACTTACAAGAAGACACAAAGCACTTGAACAGTTATttccagtgtttctcaacctttactgagccaaggcacatatttcatttgggaaaaacatcacagcacaccaccaaacagatGTCACGAAAAGTATATACATGGAAATAGTGATctcaatttacttggaaatttACTAGGTgtaaaatctgggcctgtttagttgaaacAAAGAAACTGCTTGGCAAAATGTGGATACACAGATAACCTTCTACTATCTAgtggaagagaatttaattgatctgcctgtcactatacatcgctggcatagataaatgAACACAGCTATGTTATTTGTagtgtataaataaatagtttcggcccaattaagtgaaactggataattTTACGCAACACACCTGAGGATCTCTCACGGCAGACTAATGTActgcagcacagtggttgggaattactGACGTAAACCATACTAACTTGCTATATAATGAGTCGAATAAAAGTAGTAATTAAACTATTTCAAATGTTGTTCTGTGTAGTAGAATAGAGCAGTGATAACTAGAATGTATGTGTGTAAGGCTCTACAGGTTCTGCAGGACCAAGACTTTTTACCATCCATTTGATAGACGCCAACACTGACAACTTGCCTAAGGCACACACGTGGTaaagaaacaacaaataccTCTTTATTTACAAACGTGGTCCAGCTTTGTTTCTCTAACCATGCTTCCCTGTGACCAGTTTTAACAGGATAGACATCCCCCCCTATGAGTCTTACGAGAAACTTTATGAGAAACTGCTGACTGCTGTGGAGGAGACCTGTGGCTTCGCTGTGGAGTGAAAACCCCTACAACCAAACCAACGTACACACAGTCACACTCGTGCTTGCACTTGCATTCAactctttgactttttttaaacgtACACAACATGCACAGAACATGGAATATGCACAGAGTATGGAGGGTAACCCGTCGCTGCCCGAAATGTTGGCAGTTAAGGAGGAAGCACAGCAAGGAagacaaatgagaaagaaaaacaaacaaacagaatttCAGATGTTTTGAAGAAGCATTTTTATCTTTTCAGTTTTAACAAGCTATGATGTCAATTCCTTGGAATGTCTACAACCACAGCGAACTCGTCACCAATCATGAGCCTGCAAACAGACACGGTGCAATGATGTCTGGGCGGAGAACAAAGCTGAGGCTGACTGTCTATGTGTGATGTCCTGATTGACTGACTTGTACTCATGCGTTCGCTTTTGACCACTGTCGCGTATCCGAATGTGTCTACGTACGTGTACATGTGAGacagcgtgcgtgcgtgcgtgggcgGGCGGGCGTGGCATGGCACCCGATTACGCTGTCAAACGATCAAATGAGCCTGCTCCTCTCTCTGTTAGATTACTTTTGTGTCTgttctgtttgtatgtaccTGCGACCACTCTGATCCACTctgatgttttattatttattaagtgATTACTGACCAAGCTGCTATATGCTCTGCAAGGAGCTCACACTAATCTGTTCGTCCCCTTTCGCAGAGTTCATGGGTCAATTCACTTCCAATTCAAGTAATCCACAAAGTGGGTTTTGATtaatttctttacttttttaacATGCATATTAATGCAAATATTCGTGTGAGTGTATGTACACTATGAATGCAATGGTATGCTTATTGAGGTGAAAGGGATCAATCTTCCAAGTCCTGATTTTAAAATCTTGCTCTACTGAGAGGTCAGGTGGCGCAGCGTTATTCATTTCTAAATGAGCCGAGGAAATGCAAAGGAAGAGTCAGCTTCAGGAAGGTTTTATGTGACCTGTTTAATAAAAGCTCAAACATTTCACTCTGTTTTAATATCAACTTTGCAAATGTTCCCCTTTGGCAACCCTGATGTTTCTCTGTCCATCTATTTTTCTCCAGCTCTTTCTCGAGCAGTCATTAACCTCAAGGCAGCCATGAATGAACAAGCGCTTTTAACCGTTACCAGTCCTCCACAGATGTGAATGAATTAATAACAAATCTAACTCTTGAGtgagaaatgtggaaaatatcAGGCTTTACTGTAGATTGATGACTGTTAAGCAGAATAGTTTCAATCTGCGTTTTTTTAGGTTCTGACTTCACTGTGTATGGATGCAAGAGTATTGAAACTTACTATGTACtaaaacatttatgaaaaatactgtaaataagattatattaaaagaaattaaattgaaaataatatcCTTGTGTGATCAATTGTTGtacatatttttcttattaaaagatCTGTCATAGGTCAGTACATGGACTACGATGAACATCATTGAATATTTCGTGATTGAATGCAGCACACATTTAAgaatgttaattttattttttccactcGGGGGAAACTAATTTAACAAAAACTAACAATTACCCGCCACTGtaatcacttttttaaaaaaaaatacactactTCCGTGTTTTCATTAATATCCAATACAAATGACCGTAACGTACTAAT
This Phycodurus eques isolate BA_2022a chromosome 16, UOR_Pequ_1.1, whole genome shotgun sequence DNA region includes the following protein-coding sequences:
- the smurf1 gene encoding E3 ubiquitin-protein ligase SMURF1 isoform X1; translation: MSNPGTRRNGSSIKIRLTVLCAKNLAKKDFFRLPDPFAKVVVDGSGQCHSTDTVKSTLDPKWNQHYDLYIGKADSITISIWNHKKIHKRQGAGFLGCIRLLSNAISRLKDTGYQRLDLCKLNPSDSDAVRGQIVVSLQTRDRIGSGGPVVDCRGLLENDGPVLEGCFSEEPLPYSDPTGAAGGGNCRLDSPSQENRLQSQRIRGQDSRGHGHTPQNRPHGHQPPDLPEGYEQRTTVQGQVYFLHTQTGVSTWHDPRIPRDLASVSCEELGPLPVGWEVRSTVSGRIYFVDHNNRTTQFTDPRLHTIISQQSQVKESSQAPQMDVGVEEGGVGGMGGGVGGDGDVAARYERDLVHKLKLLRHELSLQQPQAGHCRIEVSREEIFEESYRQIMKMRPKDLKKRLMVKFRGEEGLDYGGVAREWLYLLCHEMLNPYYGLFQYSTDNIYTLQINPDSSINPDHLSYFHFVGRVMGLAVFHGHYINGSFTLPFYKQLLGKPIQLNDLETTDPELHKSLVWILENDITSVLDHTFCVEHNAFGKFLQHELKPNGRNIPVTEENKKEYVRLYVNWRFMRGIEAQFLALQKGFSELIPQHLLKPFDHKELELIIGGLGKIDLADWKTNTRLKHCTSESNVVRWFWQAVEAFSEERRGRLLQFVTGSTRVPLQGFKALQGSTGSAGPRLFTIHLIDANTDNLPKAHTCFNRIDIPPYESYEKLYEKLLTAVEETCGFAVE
- the smurf1 gene encoding E3 ubiquitin-protein ligase SMURF1 isoform X2; this translates as MSNPGTRRNGSSIKIRLTVLCAKNLAKKDFFRLPDPFAKVVVDGSGQCHSTDTVKSTLDPKWNQHYDLYIGKADSITISIWNHKKIHKRQGAGFLGCIRLLSNAISRLKDTGYQRLDLCKLNPSDSDAVRGQIVVSLQTRDRIGSGGPVVDCRGLLENDGPVLEGCFSEEPLPYSDPTGAAGGGNCRLDSPSQENRLQSQRIRGQDSRGHGHTPQNRPHGHQPPDLPEGYEQRTTVQGQVYFLHTQTGVSTWHDPRIPRDLASVSCEELGPLPVGWEVRSTVSGRIYFVDHNNRTTQFTDPRLHTIISQQSQVKESSQAPQMDVGVEEGGVGGMGGGVGGDGDVAARYERDLVHKLKLLRHELSLQQPQAGHCRIEVSREEIFEESYRQIMKMRPKDLKKRLMVKFRGEEGLDYGGVAREWLYLLCHEMLNPYYGLFQYSTDNIYTLQINPDSSINPDHLSYFHFVGRVMGLAVFHGHYINGSFTLPFYKQLLGKPIQLNDLETTDPELHKSLVWILENDITSVLDHTFCVEHNAFGKFLQHELKPNGRNIPVTEENKKEYVRLYVNWRFMRGIEAQFLALQKGFSELIPQHLLKPFDHKELELIIGGLGKIDLADWKTNTRLKHCTSESNVVRWFWQAVEAFSEERRGRLLQFVTGSTRVPLQGFKALQGSAGPRLFTIHLIDANTDNLPKAHTCFNRIDIPPYESYEKLYEKLLTAVEETCGFAVE